In one Salvelinus sp. IW2-2015 linkage group LG26, ASM291031v2, whole genome shotgun sequence genomic region, the following are encoded:
- the vps4a gene encoding vacuolar protein sorting-associated protein 4A produces MTTSTLQKAIDLVTKATEEDKNKNYEEALRLYQHAVEYFLHAIKYEAHSDKAKESIRGKCMQYLDRAEKLKDFLKNKEKTGKKPVKEAQSNDKSDSDSEGENPERKKLQEQLMGAIVMEKPNVRWNDVAGLEGAKEALKEAVILPIKFPHLFTGKRTPWRGILLFGPPGTGKSYLAKAVATEANNSTFFSVSSSDLMSKWLGESEKLVKNLFELARQHKPSIIFIDEVDSLCGSRNENESEAARRIKTEFLVQMQGVGNNNDGILTLGATNIPWVLDAAIRRRFEKRIYIPLPEEPARSQMFRLHLGNTPHSLSDADLRQLAKKTEGYSGADISVIVRDALMQPVRKVQSATHFKKVRGPSRANSQLMVDDLLTPCSPGDPAAIELTWMDVPSDKLLEPIVCMSDMLRSLSTTRPTVNSEDLFKVRKFTEDFGQEG; encoded by the exons ATGACAACGTCAACATTACAG AAAGCGATTGATCTTGTGACCAAAGCCACAGAGGAGGACAAGAACAAGAACTATGAGGAAGCCTTGCGCCTTTACCAGCATGCAGTGGAGTACTTCCTGCATGCTATCAAGT ATGAGGCACACAGTGACAAGGCAAAGGAGAGCATACGTGGGAAGTGTATGCAGTACCTAGACCGGGCCGAGAAACTCAAAGATTTCttgaaaaacaaagaaaaaacagggaAGAAGCCTGTCAAGGAAGCACAGAGTAATGATAA GAGTGACAGTGACAGCGAGGGTGAAAACCCAGAGAGAAAGAAACTGCAGGAGCAACTgatgg GTGCCATTGTAATGGAAAAGCCCAATGTCCGGTGGAACGATGTAGCTGGGCTGGAGGGAGCTAAGGAGGCCCTGAAGGAAGCTGTAATCCTGCCCATTAAATTCCCTCACCTCTTCACAG GCAAACGCACTCCATGGAGAGGGATTCTTCTCTTTGGTCCCCCTGGGACAGGAAAGTCTTACCTGGCCAAAGCAGTAGCCACAGAAGCCAACAACTCCACCTTCTTCTCTGTGTCATCATCAGACCTCATGTCCAAGTGGCTTGGAGAGAGTGAGAA ACTGGTGAAGAACCTGTTTGAGCTTGCCCGTCAGCACAAGCCCTCCATCATCTTTATTGACGAGGTGGACTCACTCTGTGGCTCCAGGAATGAGAATGAGAGTGAGGCAGCCCGGCGGATTAAGACCGAGTTCCTGGTACAGATGCAAG GTGTGGGCAACAACAACGATGGAATCCTCACCCTTGGGGCCACTAATATTCCCTGGGTTCTGGATGCTGCCATCCGTAGAAG GTTTGAGAAGCGTATCTACATCCCTCTCCCAGAGGAGCCCGCCAGGTCMCAGATGTTCCGGCTGCACCTGGGCAACACACCCCACAGCCTGAGTGACGCAGACCTTCGTCAGCTCGCCAAAAAGACAGAAGGCTACTCCGGGGCTGACATCAGCGTCATTGTACGAGATGCCCTCATGCAGCCTGTCAGGAAAGTGCAGTCAGCCACACACTTCAAAAAG GTGCGAGGGCCATCCCGTGCCAACAGTCAATTGATGGTGGATGACCTTCTGACCCCGTGTTCGCCTGGGGACCCAGCTGCCATAGAATTAACCTGGATGGATGTGCCTAGCGACAAGCTGCTGGAACCCATCGTATGCATG TCTGACATGTTGCGGTCACTGTCCACCACACGTCCGACAGTCAACAGTGAAGACTTGTTCAAGGTCAGGAAGTTCACAGAGGACTTTGGACAGGAGGGCTAA
- the LOC111952408 gene encoding beta-2-syntrophin has translation MAVWTRADKNGQLDLLLRDRWIRVAAELTRETFTLTAETEISEHGNNLDYTNSAGLRNGMSNGNDPGLASGNSNRGQTSNPEQHPNHGALGRSGSPARGGINRGHYDGFNSPSSGKYNRDNGTNSDFGSPGSSYGSPGSSFSSRHGETSINLESGASEAVRKVRVVKQESGGLGISIKGGRENRMPILISKIFPGLAADQSRALRVGDAILSVNGNDLREATHDLAVQALKKAGKEVTLEVKYIREVSPLFKKPSLVADLPWDGVHPQSPNFSGSEDSGSPKHSGAKDRKVILLKMCFISRNLTMPDLENRLLELHSPDGQHTVVMRCKDGPSAHSWFTAIHTNIAALLPQTLAHINSYLGSSTTGSHPQLKHISWLAEQVQLDGGRHQFRPIVMALTEKDILLFESVPWNREAWSTPMLTHPLLATRLVHSGSARSSPAQGADLVFATRTGTGRGIESHVFRVETHWDLSSWTRALVQGAHAAAELIKEVSIGCMLNRQDVRLILHYEKGFTVTREPGESAGGAVLFRYPFEKLKMSADDGIRNLYLDFGGPEGEMVFDLHSGPKPMVFVLHSFLSAKLTRLGLLT, from the exons AGCGAACACGGGAACAACTTGGATTACACCAATTCAGCGGGCCTGCGGAATGGAATGTCTAACGGAAACGACCCGGGTTTAGCGTCGGGAAATTCGAACCGTGGTCAAACCTCAAACCCAGAGCAACATCCGAACCATGGTGCGCTAGGACGAAGCGGTAGCCCAGCGCGCGGGGGCATCAACCGGGGTCACTACGACGGTTTTAATAGCCCCAGCTCTGGCAAGTATAATCGTGATAATGGTACGAACTCTGATTTTGGCAGCCCGGGGTCCAGTTACGGTAGTCCTGGATCTAGCTTCAGTTCCAGGCATGGCGAAACTTCCATCAATTTAGAATCCGGCGCATCAGAAGCTGTGCGTAAAGTTAGAGTTGTAAAACAAGAGTCTGGTGGGTTGGGGATCAGTATCAAGGGGGGTCGGGAAAACCGAATGCCCATCCTCATATCCAAGATCTTCCCCGGACTTGCAGCTGATCAGAGTCGGGCTCTTCGGGTCGGCGACGCGATCCTGTCAGTCAATGGAAATGACCTCAGGGAGGCTACGCATGATCTAGCGGTGCAGGCTCTAAAAAAGGCCGGGAAAGAGGTTACGCTTGAGG TTAAATATATCAGAGAGGTTTCCCCACtgtttaagaagccctccttggTGGCAGACCTGCCGTGGGATGGGGTGCATCCTCAGTCCCCCAACTTCAGTGGCAGTGAGGACTCTGGGTCCCCCAAACACAGTGGGGCCAAGGACAGGAAGGTCATCCTCCTCAAAATGTGCTTTATCAGCAGGAACTTGACCATGCCTGACCTGGAGAACAG GCTCTTGGAGCTGCACTCTCCTGATGGCCAGCACACGGTAGTGATGCGCTGTAAGGATGGCCCCAGCGCCCACTCCTGGTTCACAGCAATCCACACCAACATTGCTGCCCTGCTGCCCCAGACCCTGGCCCACATCAACTCCTACCTGGGCTCCAGCACCACTGGGTCACACCCCCAACTCAAACACATCAGCTGGCTGGCAGAACAG GTCCAGCTGGATGGTGGGCGGCACCAGTTCCGACCAATCGTCATGGCACTGACAGAGAAAGATATCCTGCTGTTTGAATCAGTGCCATGGAACCGCGAAGCCTGGTCCACACCCATGCTCACACACCCACTACTTGCCACAAG ACTGGTGCACTCTGGCAGTGCCCGCAGTTCCCCGGCGCAGGGGGCAGACCTGGTGTTTGCCACTCGGACGGGTACAGGGCGGGGCATCGAGTCCCATGTGTTCCGGGTGGAGACACACTGGGACCTGTCCTCGTGGACCCGGGCCCTGGTGCAGGGGGCGCATGCTGCCGCAGAACTCATTAAGGAGGTCTCcattg GTTGCATGCTGAACAGGCAGGACGTTCGCCTCATACTGCACTATGAGAAGGGCTTCACTGTGACCCGGGAGCCAGGAGAGTCTGCAGGGGGTGCTGTGCTCTTCAGATACCCCTTCGAGAAGCTGAAGATGTCTGCAGATGACGGGATCCGCAACCTCTATCTGGACTTTGGAGGTCCAGAGGGTGAAATG GTGTTTGACCTGCACTCTGGCCCCAAGcccatggtgtttgttcttcattccTTCCTGTCTGCCAAACTGACTCGTCTGGGCCTGCTGACGTGA